The Mustela nigripes isolate SB6536 chromosome 11, MUSNIG.SB6536, whole genome shotgun sequence genomic interval TCCCCAGGAAGCCCTCAGGGAACTCCAGGAACTCTGTCGCCAGTGGTTGAGGCCTGAGCTGCACACCAAGGAGCAGATCTTGGAGCTGCTGGTGCTGGAGCAGTTCCTGACCATCCTGCCTCGGGAGTTCTATGCCTGGATTCGGGAGCATGGCCTGGAGAGTGGCAAGGCTCTTGTGGCCATGGTGGAAGACTTCACAGAGAGAACATTGGAGGCCAAGGCGGTGGGTGAGAAGGGGGAATCTGGGTCTTGTTTCATTGGTGTGGGAAGGGGAGATTTAAAGAATTGAAAGGTTTGAGGAAGCAGTGGGAGTCGATGAGGTATACagtctccttcccctgctcccagaCCCCCTGAAGTACTTTCTGGAGGGCAGTGGAGTTTTCAGCAAGAAAATCCATTCTCAGGGAAGGTGCAGGGCTTGTAGAAGGGCTGTTAGCTTCCTTTTTTGGTCATCAGGACAAGAGGCCTGGCCATATTTCCCTTGTGAGCCTCAGGCCTAAGGAACCTTACTTTTAAGGTTCCTCAACTCATTCCTCTTTGGGCAGGATGCATGTGAGAATGCAGAGAATTCCAGTTGGGTGAATATTCTTCCTAAGAAGCATGGTCTGCACAGTGCAATTTCCACATCTGGGATATCAACTTAAGTGGCTCACATCAGCGATTCTGTGGTGGTGGTCTGGTCATACCAGGCAACTGCATCTTAGATACTTCCTTGGGACTTTGGCTGGTGTCTGTGACTCTTTGGTATAATCACCTGATTATTGTCTGGGAAAGAAGAGAGCAGGACTTAACATTACTGTTTTGCTTGCAAGTAACTGTCTTTCTTAacttcatctttcctttcctgctgTAGTTACCCCAGACTTCCTCCATAAtcctaagaattatttttttactccCAGCCCAGAAGCTTAAAAGTAGACCCAAAGGGGCCTGTTTTTGTGAGTGTATCTCAATATGAGTTGTCCTgatttttcttgctatttttagAGCTAGTTTTTTTCACTAGGTAATTCACTATGGAATCAGAGcttgtattttttacttttagcaTTTGTaattgggggatttttttttcctagtaggGAGTGTTTCGGGCTAAAGTTCTCAATCAAACAATATTTAGCCTCTCTGTGACATTATGCATGGTGGAATTCTGTTAGGCTGAGGGACCCTTGCAGAATGGCATGGACATAGAACAGTTGCTCATAGCCTGATAAAGAGAGCTTAGTCTCTTTTTCACCTTCTTACCGACATCCTGTGGAAGAACCTAGCCagctttttcttcccctcccttacAGCTGGAATGGTTCttttctaggttttctttttaggttttaattCAGATCCCTCCCCCAGGCCTCATTCTAATAGGTGTTGGGGACTGTCCTTAGGTTCCATGCCACgtgcagggagagcagcaggagacAGCACTTGGCAGAGGCCCTTGGGAACCAGGTGTGCACCTGGGGCCGGTGGAGATCAAGCCCGAGTGGGGGATGCCCCATGGGGAAGGAGTTCAAGGCCTAGACCAAGGCACTGAGGAGCAACTCAGTCAGGACCCTGGAGCTGGGACACAAGCCTTCCAGGAGCAGGGTAAGATGCAAACAGTAAAGTAAGGACATAGAAGACTGTGCTTTGTGATCCTATCCTTTACAAGTCCAGCAGTTGTTAAATGAAGTGACCTGTGGGCTGTAATTCTGATTTTCCCTGGTTACTTCCTTGACTTTAGTAGGAAAGAGATgaagtggaattgttttctgtatcttgattCTCTGATTTCTGCAGGGGGTACCCAGGATTGTGTTCtcttaccatttcttttcttctcttttccctcacaTCCCTTCTAGAAATCTAGAAATATGCAGGTGACATGTAGGGATATTTTTTAAGTGGGCAGACAGACCGTATCCCTGAAAGTAATGTATGACTTCATTGTGTTAGTGAATCTCAAAGGAGCTTATTGCCAGAGTGTGACCAGGGAGCTTGGCTGGCCTTCAAGGGGCAGGGCATATTGGGTTGGGATTATCTTCCCAGTGGAGAGCAGGATAGTCTGTACCTGCACCCCAGCTTTAAGGTTCTTAGGGTTCTGTGTGTCAGGCAGTGGACACCTTTGAACAAGTTAACTGCAAGGCAGCGCTAATCTTTCTtatgcttttttccctttgcttagcTCTGCCAGTTCTTCAGGCTGGTCCTGGCCTCCCTTCCGTGAACACCAGAGACCAAGAGATGGCAGCTGGGTTCCTTACAGCTGGACCCCAGGTGAGCTGTACCTCTCCCCTTCTGGGGACCATGACGTTGTTTTGAATGAGGTTCACTTTCCCTAAGGTTTCTCTGCACAACAAAGTGCTATCCACAAGTTGAATTATTTCACCTTTCTTGTTCTGATGGTTGTGGCAggtttgttttcttcactttatCATCCCTAGTTGTTAACACTCACTTCTACggctttgtgactttttttttccttcccgaTTGACTCAGGATTACTCTTTTAATTGTGAGGAGGAAGACCTTATGGATAGAAGCCACTAGGCTTTAGGTGAGGGGATAAATAGCAGCtttgaagcatttgaaaaatggaaattggGTTCTTTGGTTGTGAGGGTACAAGCTTAGTGGCTGCAGCAGAGACTTAGAAATACAGTGGCTCAGACGAGTCCATTACTTCCCTGTCATTAAACTGTTGAGAGGTAGGCCCTTCTGCTCCCGAGAGCACTAGCGACCCAGTTCCTTTGGTCTTCTTGGTCCCTTCTTCCCTAGAGTGTTGtctcctgtgttctcttctgctTTTAGATTCTTCCTA includes:
- the ZSCAN25 gene encoding zinc finger and SCAN domain-containing protein 25 isoform X3: MLKERPGMAEDPQQPMGVPVVKLEKELPWGRGREDPSPETFRLRFRQFRYQEAAGPQEALRELQELCRQWLRPELHTKEQILELLVLEQFLTILPREFYAWIREHGLESGKALVAMVEDFTERTLEAKAVPCHVQGEQQETALGRGPWEPGVHLGPVEIKPEWGMPHGEGVQGLDQGTEEQLSQDPGAGTQAFQEQALPVLQAGPGLPSVNTRDQEMAAGFLTAGPQALGARKRRLKPSSQTSRGRLLG